A single genomic interval of Zunongwangia sp. HGR-M22 harbors:
- the xylA gene encoding xylose isomerase: protein MSNYFKNIDTIKFEGKESDNPLAFKYYDENKVVAGKTLKEHLRFAVAYWHTFNNKGGDPFGADTEVFEWDKKEDPVARAKDKMDAAFEFMTKLGVPYYCFHDVDLVDEAPTLAEFEKRIQTVTEYAKQKQEESGLKLLWGTSNLFSNPRYMNGASTNPNFDVVAYAGAQAKIALDATIALGGENYVFWGGREGYMSLLNTDMKREQDHLAKFLGMCRDYARKEGFKGNFFLEPKPMEPTKHQYDYDAATCLGFINKYGLKDDFKLNIEVNHATLAGHTFEHELQTAIDAGMLGSIDANRGDYQNGWDTDQFPIDLFEVTQAMMIILEGGGLQGGGINFDAKVRRNSTDLEDKFIAHIAGMDVFARGLITADHILKNTKYNSLRKDRYASFDSGSGKDFETGKLTLEQLSELGKANGEPKQISGKQELYEQIIANAY from the coding sequence ATGAGTAATTATTTTAAAAATATCGATACCATAAAATTTGAAGGTAAAGAGAGTGATAATCCTTTGGCTTTTAAATATTATGATGAAAATAAAGTAGTAGCAGGGAAAACTTTAAAAGAGCATTTAAGGTTTGCGGTGGCTTATTGGCATACGTTCAACAACAAAGGGGGAGATCCATTTGGTGCTGATACCGAAGTGTTTGAATGGGATAAAAAAGAAGATCCTGTGGCGCGCGCAAAAGATAAAATGGATGCTGCTTTTGAATTTATGACAAAGCTTGGTGTACCTTATTACTGTTTTCACGATGTAGATCTTGTGGATGAAGCACCAACTTTGGCAGAGTTTGAAAAGAGAATCCAGACCGTTACAGAATATGCTAAACAAAAGCAGGAGGAAAGCGGACTCAAATTACTTTGGGGAACGTCGAATTTGTTTAGTAATCCAAGATACATGAATGGAGCATCTACAAATCCTAATTTTGATGTGGTTGCTTACGCTGGTGCACAAGCTAAAATAGCCCTGGATGCCACGATTGCTTTGGGAGGCGAAAATTATGTTTTCTGGGGTGGTCGTGAAGGTTATATGAGCCTGCTAAATACTGACATGAAAAGAGAGCAGGATCATTTGGCTAAGTTTTTAGGAATGTGTAGAGATTATGCTAGAAAAGAAGGTTTTAAAGGTAATTTCTTTTTAGAGCCAAAACCTATGGAACCTACAAAACATCAATACGATTACGATGCTGCAACTTGTTTAGGTTTTATTAATAAGTACGGACTTAAAGATGATTTCAAGCTAAATATTGAAGTAAATCACGCAACACTAGCCGGGCATACGTTTGAGCATGAATTGCAAACAGCGATTGATGCCGGGATGTTAGGAAGTATAGATGCTAACCGCGGAGATTACCAAAACGGCTGGGATACCGATCAATTCCCAATCGATCTTTTTGAAGTAACCCAAGCCATGATGATTATTCTTGAAGGTGGTGGTTTACAAGGTGGCGGAATTAACTTTGACGCAAAAGTTAGAAGAAATTCTACAGATCTTGAAGATAAATTTATAGCTCATATTGCAGGTATGGATGTATTTGCAAGAGGTCTTATTACTGCAGATCATATTCTTAAAAACACAAAATATAACAGCTTAAGAAAAGATCGTTATGCAAGTTTCGATAGTGGTAGCGGTAAGGATTTTGAGACTGGAAAACTTACTTTAGAGCAATTAAGCGAATTAGGAAAAGCAAATGGAGAACCAAAACAAATAAGTGGAAAACAGGAGCTTTACGAGCAAATAATCGCTAACGCCTATTAA
- a CDS encoding xylulokinase, with translation MYFLGIDLGSSSVKLSIFDAHAGKSIAAVGEPKSEMAMEAAKPGLAEQDPNQWWENVKIALQRLHTEFDIDLSKIKSIGIAYQMHGLVLTDNALKPVRPSIIWCDSRAAEIGENAFHEIGEEKCQEMILGSPANFTASKLKWVKENEPKIYQKAAYMMLPGDYIAACFSEKAQISKGGLSEGMLWHFKENRLATEILDYYEISVDLIPEVVSNFGDHATISSKIAKELGLSEDVKITYRAGDQPNNAMSLNVLSPGEIATTAGTSAVIYSVSENHAFDKDNRINTFLHVNNQEQENRNGVMVCINGSGILYQWLRNILSTGNEQLLDYDYLNELAAKSKPGSEGLIFHPFGNGVERIFQNKEVSSGISNLNFNIHKTPHLVRAACEGIVFAMNYGFEIMQEVGASGKTVRAGKDNLFLSEVFREIFVNTTNTTLQLYKTNGADGAARGAAFGYGHYETLEEAFNSLECLQTIEPKPELVEEYKTIYNNWKKAIKF, from the coding sequence ATGTATTTTTTAGGAATAGATCTGGGAAGTAGCTCTGTAAAATTATCCATTTTCGATGCTCACGCGGGCAAAAGTATAGCCGCAGTGGGAGAGCCAAAGTCTGAAATGGCCATGGAAGCCGCAAAGCCTGGATTGGCAGAGCAAGATCCAAACCAATGGTGGGAAAATGTAAAGATTGCACTACAACGTTTACATACTGAATTTGATATTGATTTATCCAAAATAAAGAGTATTGGTATCGCCTATCAAATGCATGGATTAGTTTTAACAGACAATGCCTTAAAACCAGTTAGACCCTCAATAATTTGGTGTGATAGTCGTGCGGCAGAGATAGGAGAAAATGCTTTTCATGAAATAGGTGAAGAAAAATGCCAGGAAATGATTTTGGGAAGTCCCGCTAATTTTACTGCTTCAAAATTGAAGTGGGTAAAAGAGAATGAACCTAAGATTTATCAAAAAGCGGCTTACATGATGCTTCCTGGAGATTATATAGCAGCTTGTTTTAGCGAGAAAGCACAGATTAGTAAAGGAGGTTTGTCTGAAGGGATGCTTTGGCACTTCAAAGAAAATCGTCTAGCTACTGAGATTTTAGATTATTATGAAATTTCAGTAGATTTAATTCCAGAGGTTGTTTCTAATTTTGGTGATCATGCCACGATATCTTCAAAAATCGCTAAAGAATTAGGGCTTTCAGAAGATGTGAAAATTACATATCGTGCCGGGGATCAGCCTAATAATGCAATGTCTCTAAATGTACTTAGCCCGGGAGAAATTGCCACCACTGCAGGAACTTCCGCAGTAATTTATTCGGTTAGCGAAAATCATGCTTTCGATAAAGATAACCGTATTAATACTTTTTTACACGTAAATAATCAAGAGCAGGAAAATAGAAACGGAGTAATGGTTTGTATTAATGGTTCGGGGATTTTATATCAGTGGTTACGCAATATTTTATCTACCGGAAATGAGCAATTATTGGATTATGATTATTTAAATGAACTGGCTGCAAAGTCTAAACCGGGGAGTGAAGGTTTAATTTTTCATCCTTTTGGGAATGGTGTAGAAAGAATTTTTCAGAATAAAGAAGTATCCTCCGGAATCTCAAATCTTAACTTTAATATCCATAAAACTCCGCATCTTGTTAGAGCAGCTTGTGAAGGTATTGTGTTTGCGATGAATTACGGTTTTGAAATTATGCAAGAAGTTGGAGCCTCAGGAAAAACGGTGCGTGCAGGTAAGGATAACTTGTTTTTGAGCGAAGTTTTTAGAGAAATTTTCGTGAATACTACAAATACCACACTTCAACTTTACAAAACGAATGGTGCTGATGGTGCGGCAAGAGGAGCGGCTTTTGGTTACGGGCATTACGAAACATTAGAAGAAGCTTTCAACAGCCTAGAATGCTTACAAACTATAGAACCAAAACCAGAGTTGGTAGAAGAATACAAGACAATATATAATAACTGGAAAAAAGCGATTAAATTTTAA
- the moeB gene encoding HesA/MoeB/ThiF family protein translates to MNNERYTRQTRLQGFGIVGQQKLAEASVLVVGAGGLGIPVLQYLCGMGVGKMGIVDNDSIDISNLQRQILYTESDIGKSKVEVAKQKLQALNSEIEITTFSTFISTENALEIIENFDVVVDTSDNFATRYLVNDACVILKKPLIYGAIQAFEGQVSVFNYQGGPTYRCLFPEMPNPEEIPDCNENGVLGIIPGIIGSLQALETVKVITGIGETLSGKLVLFDGLSQLQQQIKFSLNPKNLEIEKLQKSYEFSCTSEINDISAEAFLAKWNSENIQLIDVRNPDEIKKQNLENTSHQQWQNIPLTKLNSKYKTIETQKPVFFLCQSGVRSLKAIRLLKELGLNGNFINIDGGMNAIIKVKNKTL, encoded by the coding sequence GTGAATAACGAAAGATATACAAGACAAACTCGACTTCAGGGATTTGGCATAGTAGGCCAGCAAAAACTAGCAGAAGCAAGTGTTTTGGTAGTTGGAGCAGGTGGCCTTGGTATTCCTGTTCTACAATATTTATGCGGAATGGGTGTTGGCAAAATGGGTATCGTAGATAATGATAGTATTGATATAAGCAATTTACAACGCCAAATTTTATATACAGAAAGTGATATAGGCAAATCTAAAGTTGAAGTAGCGAAACAAAAATTGCAAGCTTTAAATAGCGAAATTGAGATTACAACGTTCTCAACTTTTATTTCTACGGAAAATGCCTTAGAAATTATTGAAAATTTTGATGTCGTTGTCGATACTTCAGACAATTTTGCAACGCGATATTTAGTAAATGACGCCTGTGTAATACTAAAAAAACCATTGATTTACGGAGCGATACAAGCTTTTGAAGGTCAGGTTAGTGTTTTTAATTATCAAGGCGGTCCTACTTATAGATGTCTATTTCCTGAAATGCCAAATCCTGAAGAAATTCCAGATTGCAACGAAAATGGCGTCTTGGGAATTATCCCCGGAATCATAGGAAGTTTACAAGCCTTAGAAACGGTAAAAGTGATTACCGGAATTGGTGAAACACTTTCTGGTAAATTAGTATTGTTTGACGGATTAAGTCAACTTCAGCAGCAAATAAAATTCAGCTTAAATCCTAAGAATTTAGAAATTGAAAAGCTTCAAAAATCCTATGAATTTAGTTGTACTTCAGAAATTAATGATATTAGTGCTGAGGCCTTTTTAGCAAAATGGAATTCTGAAAATATTCAATTAATCGATGTTCGAAATCCTGATGAAATCAAAAAGCAAAATCTCGAAAATACCTCTCATCAGCAGTGGCAAAATATTCCGTTAACCAAACTTAATTCAAAATATAAAACTATCGAAACGCAAAAACCAGTATTCTTTTTATGCCAGTCGGGCGTGCGCAGTTTAAAGGCTATTCGCTTACTTAAAGAATTAGGATTAAACGGTAATTTTATAAATATTGATGGCGGAATGAATGCCATTATTAAGGTTAAAAATAAAACTTTGTAA
- a CDS encoding alpha-amylase family glycosyl hydrolase, with the protein MKNDSTTYPIAPSLGMGAIIEENFTTFRVWAPHANRVAVTGDFNDWNPDDLELEAEDNGYWAGTTDKAKKGDQYKFLIHNGDQSLYRNDPYAFEVTNSDGNSIVRDLNFDWENDEYQLPSWNSLVIYELHVGTFNRKHPDQVGTFDDVIEKLDYLKDLGINCIELLPVAEFAGGISWGYNPAHPFAIEQDYGGPEGLFRLVKAAHQSGIGVIMDVVYNHLGPSDVDLWQFDGWHENNKGGIYFYNDHRSATPWGDTRPDYGRAEVRQYFRDNALMWIEKYHCDGLRMDATSYIRYEGGGLGFDTEILEGIMMMRDINAEIRSKYPNIITVAEDLKADNIVTADVENGGLGYGTQWDMKFVHPVREVLTTMQDDDRDIKKIVDAITYRYNSDAFNRVIYTESHDEVANGKARVPEEIQPGDAESVFAKKRAILGLALVMTSPGIPMIFQGQEFMEDGYFQDNAQLNWEKLNRMEGIDHLSSDLIKLRTGAISGADGLRGQHTEIVHCNNETKILAFKRTTDENPVLVVLNFCNKDYQDYGIGILEQMDWKIKFNSTWKGYDEDFSELQVQDVQKLHETTDQKEWTGKINIPAYSALIYTLN; encoded by the coding sequence ATGCAAATCGTGTTGCGGTTACCGGAGATTTTAATGATTGGAATCCAGATGATCTAGAACTGGAAGCTGAAGATAATGGCTATTGGGCCGGCACTACAGATAAAGCTAAAAAAGGCGACCAATACAAATTTCTTATCCACAATGGCGACCAATCTCTTTACAGAAATGATCCTTATGCTTTTGAAGTAACCAATAGTGACGGAAATTCTATAGTTAGAGACCTTAATTTTGACTGGGAAAATGATGAATATCAGTTACCTTCCTGGAACTCTCTTGTGATCTACGAATTACACGTGGGAACTTTTAATCGCAAACATCCAGATCAAGTAGGAACATTTGACGATGTTATTGAAAAACTAGACTACTTAAAAGATCTCGGCATAAATTGTATCGAATTATTGCCGGTGGCAGAGTTTGCCGGTGGAATTTCTTGGGGATATAATCCAGCTCATCCTTTCGCTATCGAGCAGGATTATGGAGGACCTGAAGGATTGTTTCGTTTGGTAAAAGCTGCGCATCAAAGCGGAATTGGAGTAATTATGGATGTTGTTTACAATCATCTTGGCCCATCTGATGTTGATCTTTGGCAGTTTGATGGATGGCACGAAAATAATAAAGGAGGTATTTATTTTTACAACGATCACCGCAGTGCTACACCTTGGGGAGACACGCGCCCAGATTATGGCCGTGCTGAAGTAAGACAATATTTTAGAGATAACGCTCTAATGTGGATAGAAAAATACCATTGCGATGGTCTACGAATGGATGCGACCTCATACATTCGTTACGAAGGTGGTGGTTTGGGATTTGATACCGAAATTTTAGAAGGTATTATGATGATGCGAGATATCAATGCTGAAATAAGATCGAAATATCCTAATATTATTACTGTTGCTGAAGATCTGAAAGCTGATAATATTGTTACTGCAGATGTTGAAAATGGCGGCTTGGGCTATGGTACGCAATGGGATATGAAATTTGTGCATCCGGTTCGTGAGGTTTTAACCACTATGCAAGATGATGACCGTGATATAAAAAAAATTGTCGATGCGATCACTTATAGATATAATAGCGATGCATTTAATCGTGTAATTTATACTGAATCTCATGACGAAGTTGCTAACGGCAAAGCTCGCGTACCAGAAGAAATACAGCCGGGAGATGCAGAAAGTGTTTTCGCTAAGAAACGTGCGATCTTAGGTTTAGCATTGGTGATGACCTCTCCGGGAATCCCTATGATTTTCCAAGGACAGGAATTTATGGAAGATGGTTATTTTCAGGATAATGCTCAGTTAAATTGGGAGAAATTAAACAGAATGGAAGGTATTGACCATTTAAGCTCCGATCTTATAAAACTTAGAACAGGAGCAATATCGGGTGCAGATGGTTTAAGAGGGCAACATACAGAAATTGTCCATTGTAATAACGAAACTAAAATATTAGCCTTTAAGCGAACTACCGATGAAAATCCTGTGCTTGTAGTACTCAATTTTTGCAATAAGGATTATCAGGATTACGGAATTGGCATACTGGAACAAATGGACTGGAAAATAAAATTCAACAGTACTTGGAAAGGTTATGACGAAGATTTTTCAGAACTTCAAGTTCAAGACGTTCAAAAATTACATGAAACTACCGATCAAAAAGAATGGACCGGTAAAATTAATATTCCGGCTTATTCGGCATTAATTTATACACTTAACTAA
- a CDS encoding MBL fold metallo-hydrolase yields the protein MKIEQIYTGCLAHAAYYVESNGEAAIFDPLREVDSYIKKAESDNAKIKFVFETHFHADFVSGHLDLQKKTGAEIVFGPNAKPDYPALIAKDGQVFKIGDYTIKAMHTPGHTMESTTYLLIDDKGKEHGIITGDTLFIGDVGRPDLAQHVVSDLSQEKLAGYLYDSLRNKIMPLSDDLIVYPNHGAGSACGKKMSKETTDTLGNQKKTNYALRADMTKDEFIDELLNGLTAPPKYFPQNVLLNIGGYESFDNVMKQAGKALTPEEFELKANSDACLILDTRNATAYAEAHVPNSINIGLSGSFAPWVGEMIPSLETPILLVTEEGTEEEAITRLSRVGYDNAQGYLNGGIQSWKEAGKEVARINRISAEELKHEFENGTAIIDVRKKSEFDSEHIEGAINVPLSQINEHLESFPQEQKFIIHCAGGYRSMIAASILQQRGWTDLTDVTGGFKSIKETSIPRTEYVCPSTLL from the coding sequence ATGAAAATAGAACAAATATATACCGGATGTTTAGCTCATGCAGCTTATTACGTAGAAAGTAATGGAGAAGCCGCAATATTCGATCCTTTAAGAGAAGTAGATTCTTATATAAAAAAAGCTGAAAGTGATAATGCTAAAATCAAGTTTGTATTTGAGACTCATTTTCATGCAGATTTTGTAAGCGGACATTTAGATCTTCAGAAAAAAACAGGAGCAGAAATTGTTTTTGGTCCAAATGCGAAACCAGATTACCCTGCTTTGATAGCTAAAGATGGTCAGGTTTTCAAAATTGGGGATTATACCATTAAAGCCATGCATACACCCGGCCATACGATGGAAAGTACCACCTATTTATTGATAGACGATAAGGGCAAAGAGCACGGCATAATAACAGGCGATACTTTGTTTATAGGAGATGTTGGTCGCCCAGATCTTGCCCAACATGTGGTTTCAGATTTAAGCCAAGAAAAACTTGCAGGCTACCTTTACGATTCGCTAAGAAATAAAATAATGCCCCTAAGCGACGATCTTATAGTGTATCCAAATCACGGTGCGGGATCTGCTTGTGGTAAAAAGATGAGTAAGGAAACTACCGATACCTTGGGTAATCAAAAGAAAACAAATTATGCACTAAGAGCCGATATGACCAAAGATGAGTTTATAGATGAACTATTAAATGGTCTTACCGCACCTCCTAAATATTTTCCGCAGAATGTTTTATTGAATATCGGTGGTTACGAAAGTTTTGATAATGTAATGAAACAGGCCGGTAAAGCATTAACTCCAGAAGAATTTGAGCTAAAAGCAAATAGTGATGCATGTCTTATTTTAGACACCCGTAATGCGACCGCTTATGCAGAAGCGCATGTGCCAAATAGTATTAATATTGGTTTAAGCGGAAGTTTTGCGCCATGGGTTGGAGAAATGATACCAAGTTTAGAAACGCCTATTTTATTAGTGACCGAAGAGGGAACTGAAGAAGAAGCGATTACCAGATTATCCAGAGTAGGTTATGATAATGCACAGGGATACTTAAATGGCGGTATCCAGAGCTGGAAGGAAGCAGGTAAAGAAGTTGCGCGTATAAACCGGATTTCTGCGGAAGAACTAAAGCATGAATTTGAAAATGGAACTGCAATAATAGATGTTCGTAAAAAAAGTGAATTCGATTCAGAACATATTGAAGGAGCCATAAATGTACCGCTTAGTCAGATTAATGAGCATTTAGAAAGCTTTCCACAAGAACAGAAGTTTATTATTCATTGTGCGGGTGGTTACCGCAGCATGATTGCAGCTTCAATCTTACAACAGCGGGGGTGGACTGATCTTACAGATGTTACCGGAGGTTTTAAATCTATAAAAGAAACTTCAATTCCAAGAACGGAATATGTTTGCCCAAGTACGTTATTATAG
- a CDS encoding TonB-dependent receptor gives MKIFWIGLFLSLFFYNSYSQDYNTYTLSGKVLSETGDALDGAYIKINDQFYWTSADGDYSAKLTEGDYQLHVSIIGYQSVDSLVHLTGNSVLNFELKRAVNGLDEVLLEGHQHKKTSQSVLYVDNEYLEDQFSGSLAASLEKLPGFNAMQIGSGASKPIIRGLGLNRVAIAENGVKQEGQQWGADHGLEIDALQVENLEVIKGVGSIAYGSDALGGVVRINNNKVPKEGISGSIYSFTKSVNNSLGSSVQVAYRKKDWFAKAKITGISFADYKLPAKQISYLNFDIPIFDEKLKNTAGKELDWYGQFGVIKDNFTSTISVSNVYQKSGFFPGSHGIPDISRVQPDGDARNIEEPFQRVTHFKVISNSDFDFKNGKLDVDLSYQKNHRQEWSLFHTHYAGQEPPEVNPNLELDFDLETYGAKATYHHNFSKEHETQIGADFQWKNNTIEGFNFLLPEYQSVNYAMFLIHEFKPSSENLWTLGMRFDYGTIDMERYYDPNLYEFLLGNNQSEETANSYAQRSQDLDRDFNSFNIRLGWDHEFDEHWNSKINIGTAFRLPTAIELGANGIHHGSFRHEQGDPNLDPEKGFMADISLNFAQNSWKINLSPYAYFFSNYIFLEPTGTFSLLPHSGQLYSYTESEALLTGLEFSIDKQIARWHFGLAGEYLYNQQLTSKSSRNFPLPFTPANNLFTEVGYQLFNSSETFNNSEISINNRLVMEQDRIAQGEEITPGYGLWGLGLRSDLRFNKFLAKINLRVDNLFNKKYFNHTSFYRRLQIPEMGRNIQLSIKIPFGQS, from the coding sequence ATGAAAATCTTTTGGATAGGTTTATTCTTATCCCTGTTTTTTTATAATTCTTACTCGCAAGATTATAATACATACACGTTATCAGGTAAAGTTTTATCTGAAACAGGGGATGCCTTAGATGGCGCTTACATTAAAATTAATGACCAATTTTACTGGACATCGGCAGATGGTGATTATTCGGCAAAGTTAACTGAAGGTGATTACCAACTTCATGTTTCCATAATTGGGTATCAGTCGGTTGATTCTTTAGTCCATCTTACAGGAAATTCAGTATTAAATTTTGAGTTAAAACGAGCGGTAAACGGTCTTGATGAAGTTTTGCTGGAAGGGCATCAACATAAAAAGACAAGTCAAAGTGTTTTATATGTCGATAACGAATATTTAGAAGATCAGTTTAGCGGTTCTTTGGCAGCGAGTTTAGAAAAACTACCGGGCTTTAATGCCATGCAAATAGGATCGGGAGCTTCTAAACCAATTATTCGAGGCTTAGGGCTGAATAGAGTTGCAATAGCAGAAAATGGCGTAAAACAAGAAGGCCAGCAGTGGGGAGCAGATCACGGTTTAGAAATCGATGCACTACAAGTAGAAAATCTTGAAGTGATTAAAGGAGTTGGCTCAATTGCTTATGGTAGTGATGCCTTGGGAGGGGTTGTTCGCATTAATAATAATAAAGTCCCTAAGGAAGGAATTTCAGGTAGCATTTATAGCTTTACTAAAAGTGTAAATAATAGCCTGGGAAGCTCGGTGCAGGTAGCATATAGGAAGAAAGATTGGTTTGCAAAAGCAAAAATTACCGGAATCAGTTTTGCAGACTATAAGTTACCAGCAAAACAGATTTCCTATCTAAATTTCGATATACCCATATTTGATGAGAAACTTAAAAATACAGCGGGGAAAGAGCTAGATTGGTACGGCCAATTTGGAGTAATTAAAGATAATTTCACCTCTACAATTAGTGTAAGTAATGTATATCAAAAATCTGGGTTTTTTCCTGGTTCTCATGGTATACCAGATATTAGTAGAGTACAACCCGATGGTGATGCTAGAAACATAGAAGAACCCTTTCAGCGGGTAACTCACTTTAAAGTGATTAGTAATTCTGATTTTGATTTTAAGAACGGAAAACTTGATGTAGATCTTTCTTATCAAAAAAATCATCGGCAGGAATGGAGTTTATTTCATACGCATTATGCCGGCCAAGAACCGCCAGAGGTAAACCCAAATTTAGAACTTGATTTTGATTTAGAAACTTATGGCGCCAAGGCAACTTACCATCATAATTTTAGTAAAGAACATGAGACCCAAATAGGAGCTGATTTTCAATGGAAAAATAATACAATTGAAGGCTTCAATTTTCTTTTGCCAGAATATCAGTCGGTTAATTATGCCATGTTTCTCATCCATGAGTTTAAACCTTCTTCAGAAAATTTATGGACGTTGGGAATGCGTTTCGATTACGGAACCATAGATATGGAAAGATATTATGATCCTAATTTATATGAATTCCTTCTCGGAAATAATCAATCTGAAGAAACTGCAAATAGCTACGCTCAAAGAAGTCAGGATCTGGATAGAGATTTTAATAGTTTCAATATAAGATTAGGCTGGGATCACGAATTTGATGAGCACTGGAACAGTAAAATTAATATCGGAACAGCGTTTCGTTTGCCAACCGCAATAGAACTTGGAGCTAACGGAATTCATCATGGTTCTTTTAGACACGAGCAGGGTGATCCAAATTTAGATCCAGAAAAGGGTTTTATGGCCGATATTAGCCTAAATTTTGCTCAAAATTCATGGAAAATCAATCTTAGTCCGTATGCTTATTTTTTCAGTAATTACATTTTTTTAGAACCAACTGGAACATTCTCTTTATTGCCACATTCTGGGCAATTGTACAGCTATACTGAATCTGAAGCTTTATTAACCGGACTCGAATTTAGCATAGACAAACAAATAGCACGATGGCATTTTGGATTGGCTGGGGAATATTTGTATAACCAGCAATTAACTTCAAAAAGTTCACGTAATTTCCCGTTGCCTTTTACGCCGGCCAACAATCTTTTTACAGAAGTAGGTTATCAACTTTTTAATTCTTCGGAGACTTTTAATAATTCAGAAATAAGCATCAATAACCGGTTGGTTATGGAGCAGGATCGCATTGCCCAGGGAGAGGAAATCACGCCAGGTTATGGATTATGGGGTTTAGGATTACGTAGCGATTTAAGATTCAATAAATTTTTGGCTAAAATTAATTTAAGAGTAGATAATCTTTTTAATAAAAAATACTTTAATCATACCAGTTTTTATCGCAGACTACAGATTCCAGAGATGGGAAGAAATATTCAACTAAGTATTAAAATTCCATTTGGACAATCATGA
- a CDS encoding DUF4625 domain-containing protein, which translates to MKNFSIKVIGLLTIAFFASCSSDDDNILDTEAPEITINDPVEDEAFAVGGELHFDVDLSDNDALKSYKVDIHNNFDGHTHSGVLNSTVAVGTKQATTVSPWSYNETFQIEGMPQTYHAHEHIQIPADIAEGPYHLGITVVDASGNENQVYVQVIIGEDHTGEEHGISITDIESEDVGRGSEMHAEAQISAEHEISSISVGIHGHNLNPEDGEIKWTFDETFDDYSGTSAEFHEHIDIPENAALGEYHMSITVVDAEGHSHTEGVHFHITEAGNNAEAISFSELTVDEEVKAGEEMDVDTEITSEHGIENVEVHIHFEDGEGWSYEEDFPYEEETSIDFHKHIDVPADAAIGEYHISIEVTDHDGNTANTDAHFKVVE; encoded by the coding sequence ATGAAAAATTTTTCAATAAAAGTAATAGGTCTATTAACAATAGCATTCTTCGCATCTTGTAGTAGTGACGATGATAATATTTTAGATACAGAGGCACCGGAAATAACGATTAACGATCCCGTAGAAGATGAAGCTTTTGCAGTAGGCGGGGAGCTGCATTTTGATGTCGATTTAAGCGATAACGACGCTTTAAAATCTTACAAGGTAGATATTCATAATAATTTTGATGGGCATACACATTCTGGTGTTTTAAACAGTACTGTGGCTGTAGGTACAAAGCAGGCTACAACAGTTAGCCCATGGTCTTATAATGAAACTTTCCAGATCGAAGGGATGCCTCAAACCTATCATGCACACGAGCATATCCAAATTCCAGCAGACATTGCAGAGGGGCCTTATCATTTAGGAATAACTGTAGTTGATGCTTCAGGAAATGAAAATCAGGTTTATGTTCAGGTGATTATTGGTGAAGATCATACAGGAGAAGAGCATGGTATTAGCATTACTGATATCGAAAGTGAAGATGTTGGGAGAGGATCAGAGATGCATGCTGAAGCTCAAATAAGCGCTGAACACGAAATCAGCTCAATCTCAGTAGGTATTCACGGTCACAATCTTAATCCTGAAGATGGAGAAATCAAATGGACTTTCGATGAAACTTTCGATGATTATAGTGGTACTTCTGCAGAATTTCATGAGCATATCGATATTCCAGAAAATGCTGCTTTAGGTGAGTATCACATGTCAATTACCGTTGTTGATGCGGAAGGACATTCTCATACAGAAGGAGTTCATTTTCATATCACTGAAGCAGGTAACAATGCAGAAGCCATTTCTTTCTCAGAGTTAACTGTAGATGAAGAAGTAAAAGCTGGAGAAGAAATGGATGTAGATACCGAGATTACCAGTGAGCATGGTATCGAAAATGTAGAAGTTCATATTCATTTTGAGGACGGTGAAGGTTGGTCTTACGAGGAAGATTTTCCTTATGAAGAAGAAACTTCGATCGATTTTCATAAGCACATCGATGTACCGGCAGATGCTGCAATCGGCGAATATCATATATCTATAGAAGTTACAGATCACGATGGTAATACAGCAAATACAGATGCGCATTTTAAGGTCGTTGAATAA